The proteins below come from a single Mycobacterium parmense genomic window:
- a CDS encoding phytanoyl-CoA dioxygenase family protein yields the protein MDNDDESVTTLEDLRGDLAQRYRWTPSAGSSVDNATVEADMAALDRDGYVVWENLLGTEECRQIRETVRPWLGHTGRNSFEGRRTQRVYSVLSRTRVCDRLVDHPRVLAVLDRLLMPNYLLSALQAINIQPNEAAQLAHHDDGFYPVPRPRAPLAAATIWAIDDFTADNGATVLFPGSHVWGKRRPGPEDRALPVVMPAGSCVFFVGTLWHGGGANNSGHDRLAVTAQYCQPWLRPMEAFTLSVSRDTARAVSDDIRRMLGYSIHPPFVGAVDGLHPLRVLDVEGPPG from the coding sequence ATGGACAACGACGACGAGTCCGTCACGACGCTCGAGGACCTGCGGGGCGACCTGGCGCAGCGATACAGGTGGACACCGAGCGCCGGTAGCTCGGTTGACAATGCGACCGTCGAGGCCGACATGGCGGCCCTCGACCGCGACGGCTACGTCGTCTGGGAGAACCTGCTGGGCACCGAGGAGTGCCGGCAGATCCGCGAAACCGTGCGGCCGTGGCTCGGGCACACCGGGCGCAACTCGTTCGAGGGCCGGCGCACCCAGCGCGTCTACAGCGTGCTGAGCAGGACGCGGGTGTGCGACCGGCTGGTCGACCATCCGCGGGTGCTGGCCGTACTCGACCGGTTGCTGATGCCCAACTATCTGCTTTCGGCGTTGCAGGCCATCAACATTCAGCCGAATGAGGCCGCGCAGCTGGCCCATCACGACGACGGTTTCTATCCGGTCCCGCGGCCGCGGGCACCGTTGGCGGCGGCAACGATCTGGGCGATCGACGACTTCACCGCCGATAACGGCGCAACGGTCCTGTTTCCCGGCAGCCACGTGTGGGGCAAGCGCCGGCCCGGCCCCGAGGACCGTGCGCTGCCCGTCGTCATGCCCGCCGGCTCATGCGTCTTCTTCGTCGGCACCCTCTGGCACGGCGGCGGCGCCAACAACAGCGGCCACGACCGCCTCGCCGTCACCGCGCAGTACTGCCAACCCTGGCTGCGACCGATGGAGGCCTTCACCCTGTCGGTGTCGCGCGACACCGCCCGCGCGGTCTCCGACGACATCCGCCGCATGCTCGGTTACAGCATCCACCCGCCGTTCGTCGGCGCCGTGGACGGTCTGCACCCCCTGCGGGTGCTCGACGTCGAGGGCCCGCCCGGCTAA
- a CDS encoding C45 family autoproteolytic acyltransferase/hydolase has product MSIDTKDSSTRARTRLSEQQRTWLGRASRREVNGWLHVVVNGAPAARGFQYGYLVADEYAESIRVYREMTRQHIGMGYDFFVDMARELHADKVPDELRAEMEGIAAGLTAAGVPATFEDVLGLNDWMELTAYWWPKRAGRYSALAPTGGQGSHCSAFVAAGSATLDGSVVMGHTSFTDFWQGQFENVILDLTPEDGNRMVMQTAPGWVASMTDFWLTGAGLAITETTIAGYEGSKGYDETRVPEFVRARTAAQYASDIDQWVEILNTDNNGGYADSWLIADVKTGEIARYEQGLLYQSLERKSDGYYSGDNAPVDPRIRNLECRATGFSDIRLPTGGRRVRWHQLLSEYDGVIDTGVAQRMLGDTYDAYLGYVHPSSRTICGYSDVDPCQFSGLVPFTPFGSVDGKVVTAADVESMSLWARFGRADGVEFIAEDFLRMHPQWDWQRGCLKDRPHQPWTYIRPDGLCQPNDRC; this is encoded by the coding sequence ATGAGCATCGACACGAAGGACTCGAGTACTCGCGCGCGAACCCGGCTGTCCGAACAACAACGGACGTGGCTCGGCCGGGCGTCGCGCCGCGAAGTCAACGGGTGGCTGCACGTCGTCGTCAACGGGGCCCCGGCAGCCCGCGGATTCCAATACGGGTACCTCGTCGCCGACGAGTACGCCGAGTCCATCCGTGTTTATCGGGAGATGACCCGCCAGCACATCGGCATGGGCTACGACTTCTTCGTGGACATGGCGCGCGAGCTGCACGCCGACAAGGTCCCGGACGAACTGCGCGCGGAGATGGAGGGCATCGCCGCCGGACTGACCGCGGCGGGTGTCCCGGCGACATTCGAAGATGTGCTGGGCCTCAACGACTGGATGGAACTCACCGCATACTGGTGGCCCAAACGGGCCGGTCGGTACAGCGCCCTGGCGCCGACAGGCGGCCAGGGTTCGCACTGCAGCGCCTTCGTCGCAGCGGGCAGCGCGACGCTCGACGGGTCCGTCGTCATGGGACACACCAGTTTCACCGACTTCTGGCAGGGCCAATTCGAGAACGTGATCTTGGACCTCACACCTGAGGACGGCAACCGGATGGTCATGCAGACCGCGCCGGGTTGGGTCGCCAGCATGACCGATTTCTGGCTGACCGGTGCGGGGCTGGCCATCACGGAGACGACGATCGCCGGCTACGAGGGGTCCAAGGGTTATGACGAGACCCGCGTCCCGGAGTTCGTGCGGGCGCGAACGGCCGCTCAGTACGCGAGCGATATCGACCAGTGGGTGGAGATCCTCAACACCGACAACAACGGCGGATACGCCGATTCGTGGTTGATCGCCGACGTGAAGACCGGTGAGATCGCCCGCTACGAACAGGGCCTGCTCTACCAGAGCCTCGAGAGGAAGTCGGACGGCTACTACTCGGGTGACAATGCCCCGGTGGACCCGCGGATCCGCAATCTGGAGTGCCGCGCGACGGGCTTCAGCGACATTCGGCTGCCCACCGGTGGGCGCCGCGTCCGCTGGCACCAGCTGCTCTCCGAGTACGACGGCGTCATCGACACCGGGGTCGCCCAGCGCATGCTCGGGGACACCTACGACGCCTACCTGGGCTACGTGCACCCGTCTTCGCGGACCATCTGCGGGTACTCGGATGTCGACCCGTGCCAGTTCAGCGGGCTGGTACCGTTCACGCCGTTCGGGTCGGTGGACGGCAAGGTCGTCACCGCCGCCGACGTCGAGTCGATGAGCCTGTGGGCGAGGTTCGGGCGGGCCGACGGCGTGGAGTTCATCGCCGAGGATTTCCTCCGGATGCACCCGCAGTGGGATTGGCAACGGGGCTGCCTGAAGGATCGGCCCCACCAGCCGTGGACCTACATCCGGCCGGACGGGCTTTGCCAACCGAACGACCGTTGTTAG
- a CDS encoding serine hydrolase domain-containing protein, with translation MPLVTSALGKPWVRRALVVAAVLLAIAATSVRGHHTGQVAHPAQPAPPAAAPPAPTDPEPPAAAASPAFATVSKLVNDAVAAGRLPGAVVGVGHGGRVVFHQAYGLRTLAGDPGLDGSPAPAEPMTEDTVFDMASLTKSLATATAVMQLYEQGKVGFDDPVQKYLPDFNTANDPQRAMVTVRMLLTNTSGEGIDVSLADPWGLDGPDKPEGIRRALGMPLQSGPGETFRYSDINYMLLGALLEKVSGESEDVFVQRNVFGPLGMNDTRYLPAAKACGPHTTRGAAIAWAPAGTQAVACPADGWSTAVLPRVAPTAIDEQSSATPADNPDFGYLLRGTVHDPTARRMGGVAGNAGVFSTAHDVGVYAQALLDRLADRPSRFPLRRATVEMMTTPQQPGHTPQQVGAANVAARRAAAPHYPSIEGQDLFGFGWDIDTAYSRPRGTVFPVGSFGATGFTGTTLWIDPGSDTYVVLLSNSILVRGSPPISDLRGEVATAAARALGLRCCG, from the coding sequence ATGCCGCTTGTGACCTCCGCGCTCGGCAAGCCGTGGGTGCGCAGGGCGCTCGTCGTCGCCGCGGTGCTGCTGGCGATCGCCGCCACTTCGGTCCGCGGCCACCACACGGGGCAGGTCGCGCACCCGGCGCAGCCGGCGCCTCCGGCGGCCGCGCCGCCCGCCCCGACGGACCCCGAGCCGCCGGCCGCGGCTGCCTCACCCGCCTTCGCGACGGTCTCGAAGCTGGTCAACGATGCGGTCGCGGCGGGCAGGCTGCCGGGGGCCGTGGTCGGCGTCGGGCATGGCGGCAGGGTGGTCTTCCACCAGGCGTACGGCTTACGCACGCTCGCGGGCGACCCGGGGCTGGACGGATCGCCCGCGCCGGCGGAACCGATGACCGAGGACACGGTCTTCGACATGGCCTCGCTGACGAAGAGCCTCGCCACGGCGACCGCCGTGATGCAGCTCTACGAACAGGGCAAGGTCGGATTCGACGATCCCGTCCAGAAATATCTCCCGGACTTCAACACGGCGAACGACCCGCAGCGGGCGATGGTCACGGTCCGCATGTTGCTCACGAACACCTCGGGCGAAGGGATCGACGTCAGCCTCGCCGACCCGTGGGGACTCGACGGCCCCGACAAACCGGAGGGCATCCGTCGGGCGCTCGGCATGCCGCTGCAGTCGGGTCCCGGTGAGACCTTCCGCTACTCCGACATCAATTACATGCTGCTCGGCGCGCTGCTGGAAAAGGTCAGCGGCGAATCCGAGGACGTCTTCGTCCAGCGCAACGTGTTCGGGCCGCTCGGCATGAACGACACCCGATACCTTCCTGCGGCCAAAGCGTGCGGTCCGCACACCACCCGGGGGGCCGCGATCGCCTGGGCTCCCGCGGGGACGCAGGCCGTCGCCTGTCCGGCCGACGGGTGGAGCACCGCGGTGTTGCCGCGCGTCGCACCGACGGCCATCGACGAGCAGAGCAGCGCCACCCCTGCCGACAATCCCGATTTCGGGTACCTGCTCCGGGGCACCGTGCACGACCCGACGGCGCGCCGCATGGGGGGAGTGGCCGGCAACGCCGGGGTGTTCTCCACGGCGCACGACGTCGGCGTCTACGCCCAGGCGCTGCTCGACCGTCTCGCGGACCGCCCGAGCAGGTTTCCGCTGCGCCGCGCGACGGTGGAGATGATGACGACTCCGCAGCAACCCGGGCACACCCCCCAACAGGTCGGCGCCGCCAACGTCGCCGCCCGGCGCGCCGCCGCTCCGCACTACCCCTCGATCGAGGGACAGGACCTGTTCGGCTTCGGCTGGGACATCGACACGGCCTATTCGCGGCCGCGGGGCACCGTGTTTCCCGTGGGAAGCTTCGGCGCCACGGGTTTCACCGGAACCACGCTGTGGATCGACCCCGGCTCCGACACGTACGTGGTCCTGCTCTCGAACTCCATCCTCGTTCGGGGCAGTCCACCGATCTCCGATCTGCGGGGCGAAGTCGCCACGGCGGCGGCCCGGGCGCTGGGGCTGCGCTGCTGCGGCTGA
- a CDS encoding M15 family metallopeptidase, which produces MRVPGFAAAVGAVLAGVLVAQCAAPPPVAAPPAPPPAAASTPSTVQPVTAAELGASWRPGCPVGPDRLRRVVVDHLGFDGLTHRGELIVHEDLVGEVVAVFERLYRLGFPIEKVRTADHYPGADDELSMEDDNTSAFNCRGIPGSRRWSQHAYGRAIDLNPLLNPCVYAGGAFEPRNAGAYLDRGRTDGGLLHDGDPAVHAFTDHGWQWGGRWATPVDYQHFERP; this is translated from the coding sequence GTGCGGGTCCCCGGGTTCGCCGCAGCGGTGGGCGCGGTGCTGGCCGGTGTCCTGGTCGCGCAATGCGCCGCGCCGCCTCCGGTGGCCGCACCACCGGCGCCGCCGCCGGCCGCGGCATCGACGCCGTCCACGGTTCAGCCGGTCACCGCCGCGGAACTCGGCGCAAGCTGGCGGCCCGGTTGCCCGGTCGGACCGGATCGGCTCAGGCGGGTCGTCGTCGACCACCTCGGATTCGACGGCCTGACGCACCGCGGCGAGCTGATCGTGCACGAAGACCTGGTGGGCGAGGTCGTCGCGGTCTTCGAGCGGCTGTACCGACTGGGCTTTCCCATCGAGAAGGTCCGCACGGCCGACCACTACCCGGGCGCCGACGACGAGCTGTCCATGGAGGACGACAACACCTCGGCGTTCAACTGCCGGGGCATCCCGGGCAGCCGTCGGTGGTCCCAACACGCCTACGGACGGGCCATCGACCTCAATCCCCTGCTGAACCCCTGCGTCTACGCCGGCGGCGCCTTCGAACCGCGCAATGCCGGCGCCTACCTCGACCGCGGCCGCACCGACGGGGGCCTGCTGCACGACGGGGACCCCGCGGTTCACGCCTTCACCGACCACGGCTGGCAGTGGGGCGGCCGCTGGGCGACGCCCGTCGACTACCAGCACTTCGAGCGGCCGTGA
- a CDS encoding DUF2505 domain-containing protein, translated as MPRSFDVLTESPASVEQIHAAFGREDYWMARIAASAAPITLDSLTADADGTVTVRSTQHLSRALLPGFIANLVPGEVKVMHSESWRPDGDRRVSGQITVSASGGLGSGRAQSWLAPAGSGSQLRSAVRVEVKIPLVGRKFEKTIGTSLAESIPALLRFTTTWIADHA; from the coding sequence ATGCCGCGCTCATTCGACGTGTTGACCGAATCGCCCGCCAGCGTCGAACAGATTCATGCCGCCTTCGGCCGCGAGGACTACTGGATGGCGCGCATCGCGGCCAGCGCCGCGCCCATCACGCTGGATTCGCTGACCGCCGACGCCGACGGCACGGTGACGGTGCGCTCCACCCAACACCTGAGCCGCGCGTTGCTGCCCGGGTTCATCGCCAACCTCGTCCCCGGCGAGGTGAAGGTCATGCACAGCGAGTCGTGGCGACCGGACGGCGACCGCCGGGTCAGCGGGCAGATCACCGTCTCGGCTTCCGGCGGACTGGGATCCGGGCGCGCCCAGAGTTGGCTGGCACCGGCGGGCAGCGGCTCGCAACTGCGCTCCGCCGTGCGTGTCGAGGTCAAGATCCCCTTGGTGGGGCGCAAGTTCGAGAAGACCATCGGCACGAGCCTGGCCGAGAGCATTCCGGCCTTACTGCGCTTCACCACCACGTGGATCGCCGATCACGCGTGA
- a CDS encoding WhiB family transcriptional regulator codes for MGVNTAFIAVVPVDRSEWVSRALCRSTDPDRLFVTGKAQRDATAICRHCPVAVECLAEALDNRVEFGVWGGMTERRRRALLKEHSEVASWYDVLVSKRKHRDNDQRRHA; via the coding sequence ATGGGAGTCAACACCGCCTTCATCGCCGTCGTGCCCGTAGACCGTTCCGAATGGGTGTCACGGGCGCTCTGTCGCTCCACCGATCCCGACCGGCTCTTCGTCACCGGCAAGGCGCAACGGGACGCGACCGCCATTTGCCGGCACTGTCCCGTCGCCGTCGAGTGCCTCGCCGAGGCGCTCGACAACCGGGTCGAGTTCGGCGTCTGGGGTGGCATGACCGAGCGCCGGCGGCGTGCCTTGCTCAAGGAGCACTCCGAGGTGGCCTCCTGGTACGACGTCCTGGTCAGCAAGCGCAAACACCGCGACAACGACCAGCGACGTCACGCGTGA
- a CDS encoding response regulator: MFGGASAEKVRVVVGEDHPLFRDGLVRALTSSGVVDVVAEAADGVAALALIKTHVPDVALLDYRMPGMDGAKVAAAVRRDELPTRVLLLSAHDESAIVFHALEEGAAGFLPKESTKAEIVEGVLDCANGRDVVSADLAAGLAGEIRRRGEAQAPLLSPREREVLNFIAQGRSVPAIAAELYLAPSTVKTHVQRLYEKLGVGDRAAAVAAAMRRGLLE, translated from the coding sequence ATGTTCGGCGGTGCGTCGGCCGAGAAGGTGCGCGTGGTCGTGGGCGAAGACCACCCGCTGTTTCGCGACGGGCTGGTGCGCGCTCTGACGTCGAGCGGCGTCGTGGACGTGGTCGCCGAGGCGGCAGACGGGGTCGCGGCGCTGGCGTTGATCAAGACCCACGTGCCCGACGTCGCCCTGCTGGATTACCGGATGCCCGGGATGGACGGGGCCAAGGTGGCCGCCGCCGTGCGCCGCGACGAGCTGCCGACCAGGGTGCTGCTGCTGTCGGCGCACGACGAGTCGGCGATCGTCTTCCATGCGCTGGAAGAGGGGGCGGCGGGCTTCCTGCCCAAGGAGTCGACCAAAGCCGAGATCGTCGAGGGCGTGCTCGACTGCGCCAACGGCCGAGACGTCGTGTCGGCGGACCTCGCCGCCGGCCTCGCGGGCGAGATCCGCCGCCGTGGCGAAGCTCAGGCGCCGCTGCTGAGCCCCCGCGAGCGGGAGGTACTGAACTTCATCGCCCAGGGGCGCAGCGTCCCCGCGATCGCGGCCGAGCTGTACCTGGCGCCGTCCACGGTGAAGACCCACGTTCAGCGGCTGTACGAGAAACTGGGCGTCGGTGATCGGGCCGCGGCCGTCGCGGCGGCGATGCGACGCGGGCTGCTCGAATAG
- a CDS encoding sensor histidine kinase gives MARPLARLIDFVAAEPVRLSAFLRLPLIGLIVLLVSVWEVEHWLPLAYAVILTAYSIAALVWVFVVLRGPVPPWAGWASTGIDVLTVVALCVVSGGATVALLPVFFLLPISVAFQDRPAVAAVVGICTAVGYLGVWFVYSKRDDRVELPKVVYTHFGLLLWLAGATTALCYFLTRAAARVAALLDMRRTLVAEAMRADERHARALAEQLHDGPLQDLLAARLELDEVRERHSDPELDTIYRAVEDTATRLRGTVTALHPQVLTEVGLTAALRELIRAYEHGGNFAIEADLEEVGQPRSQSLLYRAARELLANARKHAQASTVRMCLARAGDALTLTVVDDGIGFDPAVLRRCVAEGHIGLASLAARIDAMGGSMKVTSTIGGGTRATVTTPAGAE, from the coding sequence ATGGCCCGCCCGCTCGCCCGGCTCATCGACTTCGTTGCGGCCGAACCCGTGCGCCTGTCGGCCTTTCTGCGCTTACCGCTGATAGGGCTGATCGTGCTGCTGGTCTCGGTATGGGAGGTCGAGCACTGGCTGCCGCTGGCCTACGCGGTGATCCTCACCGCATACAGCATCGCCGCCCTGGTGTGGGTGTTCGTGGTGCTGCGGGGGCCGGTGCCCCCGTGGGCCGGGTGGGCGTCCACCGGCATCGACGTGCTCACCGTGGTGGCGCTGTGCGTGGTGTCGGGCGGCGCGACGGTCGCGTTGCTCCCGGTGTTCTTCCTGCTGCCGATCTCGGTGGCGTTCCAGGACCGTCCGGCGGTGGCGGCCGTCGTCGGAATCTGCACTGCGGTCGGCTATCTGGGGGTGTGGTTCGTCTACTCCAAGCGCGACGACAGGGTCGAGCTGCCGAAGGTGGTGTACACCCATTTCGGTTTGCTCCTCTGGTTGGCGGGCGCGACGACCGCCCTGTGTTACTTCCTGACGCGAGCCGCGGCGCGCGTCGCGGCGCTGCTCGACATGCGCCGCACGCTCGTCGCGGAGGCGATGCGCGCCGACGAGCGCCACGCCCGGGCGCTGGCCGAGCAACTGCACGACGGACCGCTGCAGGATCTGTTGGCGGCGCGTCTGGAGCTCGACGAAGTCCGCGAACGTCACAGCGATCCGGAATTGGACACCATCTACCGCGCGGTCGAGGACACGGCTACCCGGCTGCGCGGCACCGTCACCGCGCTGCATCCGCAGGTGCTCACCGAGGTGGGGCTGACCGCCGCGCTTCGAGAGCTGATCCGTGCCTATGAGCACGGCGGAAACTTCGCCATCGAGGCCGATCTCGAGGAGGTCGGCCAGCCACGGTCACAGTCCCTGCTCTACCGCGCGGCCCGCGAATTGCTCGCCAACGCCCGCAAGCACGCCCAGGCGAGCACCGTGCGGATGTGCCTCGCGCGGGCGGGTGACGCCCTCACGCTGACCGTCGTCGACGACGGAATCGGGTTCGATCCGGCCGTCCTGCGCCGGTGCGTGGCCGAAGGGCACATCGGGCTGGCGTCGCTGGCGGCCCGCATCGATGCGATGGGCGGCTCGATGAAGGTCACGTCGACGATCGGCGGGGGGACGCGGGCGACGGTGACCACGCCCGCCGGGGCCGAGTGA
- a CDS encoding DUF4189 domain-containing protein: MATHSQKPGIRWIVPWVAAGPLVLTNALALTAPAQAAATWMAGAVNVSSASNKTTEAFFYTNAYTESDAEQHAMANCRAKFPAGCQIAGSTTTCMAVAIGTGSEYAIAYAPTVQAAQVLAAMEIHSRASRTGGGSCSWE, encoded by the coding sequence ATGGCAACGCACTCTCAGAAACCGGGTATCCGCTGGATCGTGCCGTGGGTTGCGGCCGGTCCTCTCGTCCTGACGAACGCGCTGGCGCTAACCGCCCCTGCGCAGGCCGCCGCCACATGGATGGCCGGAGCGGTGAACGTCAGCTCGGCGAGCAACAAGACCACCGAGGCGTTCTTCTACACCAACGCCTATACGGAGTCCGACGCCGAGCAGCACGCGATGGCGAACTGCCGCGCGAAGTTCCCTGCCGGCTGTCAAATCGCGGGCAGCACCACGACGTGCATGGCTGTCGCGATCGGCACGGGCAGTGAATACGCCATCGCCTACGCCCCGACTGTCCAGGCGGCCCAGGTGTTGGCGGCGATGGAGATCCACAGCCGCGCCAGCCGGACCGGGGGCGGGTCGTGCAGCTGGGAATGA
- a CDS encoding universal stress protein: MWQPPRGAILVGVDGSAAALGAVRWAARDAALRKAPLALVHVVDAPLPAWFEGLRGSRKRPARGMLESAIDVARDSTDGCGPVRVESKVLRSALIPTLVDMSSGVDTVVVGRRGHGGASARGLLGSVSSALVYHAQCPVAVIHHQDARSGTGARAPVLVGIDGSPASEEATEIAFEQASRRGVGLVALHAWMDPWVSGSKRPFQDGNWDARLSEEEETLAERLAGWHDRYPEVGIHRRIEIGDPARRLLEASELAQLLVVGSHGCGRLRGVTLGSVGAAVAAKAKIPVIVARRP, translated from the coding sequence ATGTGGCAACCACCGCGCGGTGCGATCCTGGTAGGCGTCGACGGCTCGGCAGCGGCCCTGGGCGCCGTCCGCTGGGCGGCCCGTGACGCGGCGCTGCGCAAGGCGCCGCTCGCCCTCGTGCACGTCGTCGACGCCCCGCTGCCGGCGTGGTTCGAGGGCTTGCGGGGATCACGGAAACGGCCGGCGCGCGGCATGCTCGAATCGGCGATCGACGTGGCCCGGGACAGCACCGACGGGTGCGGTCCGGTGCGCGTCGAGAGCAAGGTCCTTCGTTCGGCCCTGATCCCGACGCTCGTCGACATGTCCTCCGGCGTGGACACGGTCGTGGTCGGCCGCCGGGGGCATGGCGGCGCGTCGGCTCGCGGCCTGCTGGGCTCGGTGAGTTCGGCGTTGGTCTACCACGCGCAGTGCCCGGTCGCCGTGATCCACCACCAGGACGCCCGCAGCGGCACCGGTGCCCGAGCGCCGGTGCTGGTGGGCATCGACGGCTCACCGGCATCGGAGGAGGCGACAGAGATCGCCTTCGAGCAAGCGTCCCGCCGAGGTGTCGGCCTGGTGGCTTTGCACGCCTGGATGGATCCCTGGGTTTCGGGCTCCAAGCGGCCGTTCCAAGACGGCAACTGGGACGCCCGGCTGTCCGAGGAGGAAGAGACGCTCGCCGAACGGCTCGCGGGGTGGCACGACCGCTACCCCGAGGTGGGTATCCATCGCCGCATCGAGATCGGCGATCCGGCGCGTCGGCTGCTCGAGGCCTCCGAACTGGCGCAACTGCTGGTGGTCGGCAGCCACGGCTGCGGCCGGCTCAGGGGCGTGACACTGGGGTCGGTCGGGGCGGCCGTCGCCGCCAAGGCCAAGATCCCGGTGATCGTGGCGCGTCGGCCCTGA
- a CDS encoding N-acetylmuramoyl-L-alanine amidase, translating to MDPVASCRHDGGPEPLSRRRLLKLVGGAGAAALVSGCGKPTTTASSVPLSAASAAMLCRDAWGARPARPGGRPHTITRMTLHHEAVVLGDNRNAPGRLRQDQRYHQDTKGWVDIAYHVGVDRDGNIYELRTPQIAGDTATDYDPTGHFLVLCEGDFDQEAVSEAQLHGAALAFAWAARTFHIATGTLAGHRDLAQTSCPGANLYAHVSSGDLQRRVDDLLAGDTVNLQRICGPEAAAVVAAIEAG from the coding sequence GTGGACCCAGTCGCGTCCTGCCGGCACGACGGCGGACCCGAGCCGCTCAGCCGTCGCCGGCTGCTGAAGCTGGTCGGCGGCGCGGGGGCGGCGGCACTCGTGAGCGGGTGTGGCAAGCCGACGACTACCGCGTCCAGCGTCCCGCTCAGCGCGGCTTCGGCCGCGATGTTGTGCCGGGACGCCTGGGGCGCTCGTCCCGCCCGACCCGGCGGCAGGCCGCACACCATCACCCGCATGACCCTGCACCACGAGGCCGTCGTCCTGGGCGACAACCGCAATGCCCCGGGCCGTTTGCGTCAGGACCAGCGCTACCACCAGGACACGAAGGGGTGGGTCGACATCGCCTATCACGTCGGCGTCGACCGCGACGGCAACATCTACGAACTGCGAACCCCGCAGATCGCGGGTGACACCGCCACGGACTACGACCCGACGGGCCACTTCCTGGTCCTCTGCGAAGGAGACTTCGACCAGGAAGCCGTCTCGGAAGCCCAACTTCACGGTGCCGCCCTCGCGTTCGCCTGGGCCGCCCGAACATTCCACATCGCCACCGGCACCTTGGCGGGCCACCGCGACCTGGCCCAGACGTCTTGCCCGGGCGCGAACCTCTACGCTCACGTCTCCTCGGGTGACCTGCAGCGCCGGGTCGACGATCTGCTGGCCGGTGACACGGTAAACCTGCAGCGCATCTGTGGGCCGGAGGCGGCCGCCGTCGTCGCCGCCATCGAGGCCGGCTGA
- a CDS encoding N-acetylmuramic acid 6-phosphate etherase codes for MHGLDALATEAVRPDLHDLDTRPIAEVVALLVGAEAEAHAAVVAAVPRIAAAAEAIAARLERGGRLFHAGSGTPGRLGMLDAAECGPTFGTDLVRGVIAGGAAALTEAVEGAEDAFDPTGLADLTAADALVGITASGRTPYVLGALEHARRVGALTVAIVNNPGSEASADVMIELLTGPEVLAGSTRLAAGTAQKVVLNALSTSVMIALGKAYGPWMVDVLATTAKVRRRAVRIVRDAAGVDEETAAAALAAAGGHAKTAIVALLTGVDATEATARLDRARGRVRDALGPMGDV; via the coding sequence TTGCATGGTCTCGATGCGCTGGCCACTGAAGCGGTGCGGCCCGACCTTCACGACCTCGACACGCGGCCCATCGCCGAAGTCGTCGCGCTGCTGGTGGGCGCCGAGGCCGAAGCGCACGCCGCGGTGGTGGCGGCGGTCCCGCGGATCGCGGCGGCGGCCGAGGCGATCGCCGCGCGGCTCGAGCGCGGCGGCCGCCTGTTCCACGCCGGTTCCGGCACGCCCGGTCGGCTCGGGATGCTCGACGCCGCCGAGTGCGGACCGACGTTCGGCACCGACCTGGTGCGCGGCGTGATCGCCGGCGGAGCGGCGGCGCTGACCGAGGCCGTCGAGGGCGCGGAAGACGCGTTTGACCCCACCGGCCTCGCCGACCTGACCGCCGCCGACGCGCTCGTCGGGATCACGGCGTCGGGCCGCACGCCGTATGTGCTCGGGGCGCTCGAGCACGCCCGCAGGGTGGGCGCCCTGACCGTCGCGATCGTCAACAACCCCGGCAGCGAGGCATCCGCCGACGTGATGATCGAGCTGCTGACCGGCCCCGAGGTGCTCGCCGGCTCGACGCGGCTGGCCGCGGGCACCGCACAGAAGGTGGTGCTCAACGCGCTGTCGACCAGCGTGATGATCGCGCTTGGCAAGGCATACGGACCGTGGATGGTCGACGTGCTCGCGACCACCGCGAAGGTGCGCCGCCGGGCGGTGCGGATAGTCCGCGACGCGGCCGGCGTCGACGAGGAGACCGCGGCCGCCGCGCTCGCCGCCGCGGGCGGTCACGCCAAGACCGCGATCGTCGCGCTGCTCACCGGCGTCGACGCGACCGAGGCCACCGCCCGGCTCGACCGGGCGCGCGGACGTGTGCGCGACGCGCTCGGTCCGATGGGGGACGTGTAG